The Candidatus Saccharibacteria bacterium sequence CATTCCATTGTTTATCAGAAAGTTCGGCAAGCTCGGCGCCTGTCATAACCGCCGCACTGTCGCGAATACCGGCCTTGGCAGCGATATAACGTACCGTTTGCGGATTATCACCGCTAATAACGCGAATACTCACGTCGTTATCCTGAAGATATGCGACTGTCTTTTCGACACCCGCACGCAGAGGATTATTAAGAATTGCAAGGCCAACCGCAGTTCCGGAGCCAGACGCAAGCTCCTTAAATGGTGTCTTATGGTCGCTAAACGAAGCCACAAGCAGCACTCGGCGACCTTCTTGCGCTAGCAACTCTATTTGTTTTTTGTGTCGCGCGGTAAGCGGTGCGAGCTTCGATAAAAACTCGGGTGCTCCTATTAAAACAGTGTGCGTTTCGCCATTTAAAACAAACCGTACGCCGCTCATTTTTCGTTCAGACGAAAAGGCAAGCGTCGCTTTAACAGTGTAGCCTTTGGGCGCAGGCAAGGCAGCTATAAGTGCATCGCCCGTTGCATTGCCGCCAGACGTCCCCGCCGCGACCACACCAACAATATCATTCCACTTCGCGCGCTCGGCGTCGCTTTTTGCAGTAAACAAATCTAGTGAATCGAACGTTATTTCATCACTCGTTAGCGTACCTGTTTTATCGACACAAAGCACCGAAAGCAGTGCCATTGCCTCTATCGCGGCAAGCTTTTGCGGCAAAACTTTGGCCTGGGCTAGCCGCAATGATCCAAACGCAAGTAGCAGGGAGCTTGCCAGTAACAACCCTTCGGGAACAACAGTTACCGCTGCCGATGTAATGGTCTTAAATATCAGTATGGCATCTTTACCCGACGCAAAATACACAATAAAAATAAGCGCCGCAAGGCCAAGCGCACCATACGTAAGTATTGTGATTGCACGGTTAATCGCTCGCTGAAGCGGAGTGAGCTGCGGGGTATAGCGTTTTAATGAGGCTGTCATTTGACCGGCTTTTGTGTTGTCGCCAACAGCCGTTACTTTCGCTAGGGCAGCACCCGCAACAACGGCACTTGCCGCCAAAACCTGCATATCTTTTTCTTTTTCTACCGACGCCGACTCACCAGTCAGCATACTTTCGTCTACTTCGAGCCCACGGCTTTCGAGTAAAAGACAATCCGCCGGCACGTCATCACCCGATCGCAACTCAATAATGTCACCAACGATCAACTGATCATACATAATCTCCTCAAAGGTGCCGTCGGCCAGTTTACGCCTTGCATGAGGCGCGCTCATTAGTTCAAGTTTTTTAAGAGCCCGCTGCGCACGAACCTCCTGAACAATCGCAAAAAGGGTATTAAGAACAATAACAACCGAGATAAACCATGCGTCACGAAACTCACCCAAAAGCAAAAGAATTGTCGCGAGTGTCAGAATTGCAATCACAATAGGAGACACGAAATTGCGGCGCAATATAATAAGAAAATCTTTCATCTTCTTTCAGTATAGCAAACCGGCGCTCATCGGTTCTGTATTGCAATATTTCTCGTTTTGTGTTATAATGTATATAAGTGCATTCGCATGTCCTCGCACCTGACCGCGACAATTCGGAGGAAAATCCTCATGCTCACGCCCGACGACACTCCTACTCAACCCCTGCCGCGCATTACAGACACCATGCCGTTGCCCGCGCTGCAGACGGACACAGTGGAGTTGCCGGTAGCACTCAGCCCTCGCGGCCTTCCCGCAGACCCGCCGGAGCCTCCCTACCAGGGAACTCCGCCGCCACTCTTCGGATGGTTCGCGCGCCTGCTGTTGGTTGCCGCGTTCGGCCTTCTGAGCATCAGCGGGGTACTGATCGCGTACCAAGCAGGCCAGCTCAGCGTCCCGGCCACGCCGTTCGCTGGCGACCAGCCTCAGGCAACCGCCAGCGCGTCACCGAAGCCCAAGAACACTCCCAAGGCTTCGCCGACACCCACCAAGACCACGCCGCGCACCGTGCCAACGCAAGATCCTGCGCCCACGCAAAACGGCGACGGTATCGTTCCGGTCGTTGACATTCCGGCCACACCGCCGGCAGCAACACCCGAAACGCCATCCGCAACGCCCAGCAATCCGCCCACCGCCCCTTCCTCCGAACCGTCCATGCCAACACCAACGGCGTCTGCCACTACGCAGCCGCCCGCGAGTACGCCGCCGGTTCCAACGGACCAGCCGACAGCATCCGCACCGCCTTCAGAAGATCTGGAGACGACCCCGCCCACCGAGTGACAACCTCACCGGAAGCGGCCCGCCGGGTTCCCACCACCATGGGAACCCGGCAGTTTGTTTTTTAGAGCCCCTATTTACCACAAGCGTGATCAAAATCATAGATTTTCATATAACTTCATGGTTGTTATTATTAGTCTATGACATTCGACACATCTTCAGTTCACGCGTTCCAATCACATTTCGATGGTGATATTATCCTGCCAGAAAGCCCAGAATACGAAAGCGCGAGCACGGTATTCATGGCAAAAGGAGCACCTGCAATTGTCGTAAGGCCCCGAACCGACGTCGCCGTTGCCGAGAGTGTGAAATTTGCGAAAGAGCATACCCTTGTTATTTCGGTTCGCAGCGGTGGGCATAGCGGTGCAGGCCACAGCACAAACGACAGTGGTATTATTATCGACCTTATGCATTTGAACAAAGTAGAAGTTATCGATACTGCAAAAAATACTGTTCGCATAGAAGGCGGCGCGCACTGGGGACCTACAGCCGACCAACTGCAAAAACTTGGCCTGGCAATTTCATCGGGCGATACGAATACGGTTGGCGTTGGTGGGCTTGCCACAGCCGGAGGTATCGGATGGATGGTTCGTAAGTACGGTCTCACGATCGACAGCCTCGTTGGCGCCACTGTCGTTACAGCATCTGGTGAAATCTTGCAGGCAAGCAAAACTACAAACCCAGATCTATTTTGGGGAATCCGTGGCGGTGGCGGTAATTTTGGTATCGTTACAAGCTTTGAGTTCGAGGCTCACCCTATAGGCGAGGTATACGCCGGGTCGATCGTTTACGATTTTGCCGAACGCGGCGAAATACTAAAAAAATGGCGCGATTACATGCGAACAGCGTCCGAAGACCTATCGACAATGATCATGCCAATGCCAAGCATGCCGGCATTTGGCGGGCAGCCAGCCGCGCTTGTTTTGCTTGCGTGTTACGCTAGCGATAATCAAGAAGAGGCAACAAAGGTGATTGCAGCCTTAAAAGATTTCGGCACCGTTCTTAGCGACGACATACAGAAAAAGCCCTATGCCGAAGTGCTCGAAGATGCACATCCACCCCAAGGCTTCCAGGTTCTTGTTAATGACGCGCTGATTAGCGATTTCAGCGATGAGCTTATTGACACTATCGTAAAAAACGACACGCAAATGCTGCAAATACGAAGTGTCGGTGGCGCCATGAATAGGGTAAGTAAAGACGCAACAGCATTTGCCCACCGCGCAAGCGAAGCGCTTATTATTGCTCCTGTTTTTATGAGCCCTGCAGCATCGCAATCCGAAATTGATTCCGCACTGGAGCCGTGGCGCGCAATTGCCAAATTTGGCCAAGGCGCCTATATCAATTTCTTCAATGAGTGGACGTCAGTCGAATCGACAGCAGCCTATCCTCCAGCAACATTCAATAAGCTTGTCGCGCTAAAGCGTCAGTACGACCCTGAAAATATCTTCCACCGAAACTACAATATCGCGCCAGATAGCGAACTACGCTAGTTTGCTATAGCGGTCGAAAAGACCGTTACAAACGGCGTTGAGGGCATTCACTGTTACGATCGCAAGCGACACTACCGCAACGCTACCGTTAATGACAGGCTCTAGGTTGAGCGCTAAAACAATTGCCGTAATACCGTTTTGCTGGCTAAGCGCCAGATGCCACGTATCGCGGCGCGATAATTTGCTTTTTGAGTGATTCTCTTTTTTACTTACCAGTAACGCCGCCCACATAACAAGCCACGCCACTACTATTTGCGACCCGTATGTTGCAACACCCAGCGTTATGCCGCCGACAATATCGACACCTCCGGCCAGTAAAATACCAAGCAAAAACGTCGCGCTATACAGTGCAATGTTAAGCGCAAACTCGGCGCGGCGGCCAGCGCCTAGCCAAGACGGGCGAACGAACCATCCGGCAAGTGCGGCCATACTGTAAAGGCGCATAGGAATCGCGATAATGGCAGTTAAGCCCGAGATAACGTTTTTGCCAGACTCGTGATTATCTAGTTTTTCCTGCAGAATTGCATGAACGTTTTTTGATTTCATGCGACGATAAAGCGCAAGCAAGCCGACCATAAGAAGCGTTCCCGCAAATGGTGTAATACTCACAAGAACGTCAACCCAGCTCGATCCCTCGGCTATTTTTTGGTGCGCCAATGTTGCAGCGGCACCAAGCAAAAGTGGCGTTGCAATTGCCGTCATAGGATCGTCGAACGACGCCCACATATTCAAGATAGTTCGCGTGCGCTTTGTCATACGCTTGTCGCTGCTCAGGGCCGCAACAGACAGCGGGTCAATCTGCGCCAGCGCCATACTTAGTACTGCATACTGCCAACTTTGAGTCACTAAATATGTCGCGCCAAAAATAATCAAATATTTACAAAGCACACCAAACGTCACCGCAATAAGGACGATTCGCCAGTGACGCTTTGCCTCTTGGCGGTCGATACCGTATACCGCCATATACAGACCAAAGCATAGAAGGGCACTTGCCACCAAAATATACCATGGCGAATGCTCAAGCCCCTGCCAACCAAATACAACGGCAAGAATAAGCCCCGCCAAAGCGGCAATAACAAGAAATGTCATGAATTTTAATCGATCAAACATAGCGCGTTCTTCATATCATACACCTACACTACGCCGCCGTAAATGCTAGTAATGGCTTTAGAAATTAAACAGCCGACATGTCAGATTTTCGTAAAAGAGCTCGACTTCTTCGCGGTATTCAGCGGACTGTTTGACATAATGTTCGAGCGAGAACCCACTGTTTATCTCTATAACACTCATTTCGCCTTCAGCAGTCTTAATAATATCCACGGCACCAAGGCGCAGTCCAATCGCATCCATTGCGGCCCTCGCTATAGCAACCATATCAGCATCAAGATCAGAGATGGAAAGTTTTTTTGCGTCTGCCCCAAGGTGTAAGTTGTACATTTTAAGCCCTCCGATTTCGCGAGGGTTTGTTTTTTCATAGGCAATGCTCACCACACCGTCTAGTACAATAAGACGTGTCTCAGACACAATCGCCTCGTACGGGGCAATCGCCCACGAGGGTATATTCGAACTCTCCATGTAGCGCATTGCGTCGTCTGCCGACCAAAAACGCGCAACGTTTTCGCCGCGACTCCCAAGCACAGGCTTAATAACAATACTCTCGTGCCGCTTTATCATTTCGTCGACCAATCTCTTGTTGGGAAGTGGGGAATCGGGCGTACTAAGTAATTCGTGCCGCATACTGGCAACCCCGTTTTCTTTTAATAGATCATGCGTTGCTGCTTTGTCTCGGGCGATTGCAGCGGAGGCCTGGCCATTGCAGTCAAAGTTATAGCCAAGAACAAACTGGCGCGCATCACCCAGGGTTAATCGAATAATCCATTCGTCTGAGAAGGCGCTATAGCGTATGCCATATTTTTCGCACGCACGTTTTATGCCCGCAATAACTGCTCTGTTTTCTAAAATATAATTTGTCATGCCTAAAAAACTTTCGTTCCTTCAGCATAGCATACGACCATAGGCTAAGATGTTAAATTATGAGAGTTTTGCAAAACCTATAACGTAATTATTGCCGTAATGCTTGGCACATTTTGGACAAGTTGTATAGAAAAAGTAGATATCAGTTGCCTTACTACCATGCTCCACGACAAGATCTTGCATTTCTGCGTGCCATCTGGCGGCGTTTTTATATGGACCATTAAAAACTTTCGTGACGTACGAACCGCTAAGCGTCACCATGTCAGCACCTTCTATGGACTTACTAACACCATATAACTGCTCGGCCTTCCAGGGGGATACATCTCTGCTAAGAATCATGCCGTCTTCCATAGGCAGCGCTGTACCAGTAGCGCTAGCGAGTTCCTGAAGTTTTGCCATAACCTTACCCATATTCAGCGGCACAAATAAAAAGCTTCGCGTGTACATACGAACAAAGAGTTTATTCTCGAATGTCACTTCCTTATTATCCCAGGCGTCTACGTTCGGAACAGGGCAACAACCGGTTTCGTTACTACTAGTGTATGTTGGTGGCATTCTCATATATCCTCCTTTTTTATGTAGTATAGTCTGCTATTTCTAGATTTTCTGTGATACTCCGCATAACAAAAAACTCCCAAAAGGGAGTTGCTTTAAAATACATGGTAGCTGGAAGTATCACCCATGCCACCAGCCTGAACCGGAAAAATAATCCGGCCCAGGCGCGTCTTTGTTACTGCTACGGCCGGCATGCCGCGCGGACCCAGCGAAACACCGAGACCACCCACGGAACTGCGGCACACGCAGCGACGAAGATGATTCCGAGGCGCGGCCACGGAGTCAGCACGTGGTAGAACTGCTGCATGTACTCGCCGTAGTACACGGCGATTCCAGCAACAAGCCAGCCCACGGGGATCTTCCATGCCAGCGCCATTACGAGGCCAAAGATCAGCATGGCGCCAGCAAGGCCGAAGCCCAGGTACGTCCCCATGTTGACGCCGCACCCGATGTAGTAATCGGGGCGGCAAGGGGTACGCACTCCGTAGGCGACCAGCATCATGAGACCCGAAAGAAAAACGATCGGATAGATCTGATAGAGGTGCGTGTAGCGCTTGGTGCGCCCCTCGGCAATCCGCATCGAGGCGACCCAAGAGACTACAAGAACAACGAGCATCAGACCGATCTGGCGCGATGCGCCGTTAAGGTCGAGTGTGTCAAGGTGCAACGGAACCTCCAGGGTTCGTAGGTGATACTTCCTTTACTATAATAGCATATTTCTAGAATAAAGTCAATCCGTAACAGATGTCGGGCTAGCTTAAACGAACACTTAAGCCAATGCCGCCGAACGTTTCGCAAACGAAAACGGGTCGCGCTGGAGTACTGAGCTTTTTATCGTATCGATAATTAAGTTCATCGAATTTCAAAATATCAACAGGCTTTGTGATACGGTTTCGAATCAACCACGAGGCAAATGCGCCACGAGCAATCTTTGTATGAACCACCACAAAGCCTGGTTCATGCGTTTTTGGATTAACCGTTAAAAATTCGGGCGTCACAACAAGTTGTGGATCGTGGTATTTTGTCACAGGTTTAGAGTACTCGACCGCCGCCAAATTAATAATCGTCTCGTCTCCTGGGATTGTCTCTGCTACAGAACTGCCCCAAAAGTCGTAAAGGTTTTTAAAACGATCACCCGGAAGCCGGTACCCCATTTCTAGGCGATACGGATAAATACCATCGAGAGGCCGCAAGATGCCATATAGTCCCGAAAGAATGCGAAGCGTCTTGTTTGCATAGCGACGATCCTCGTTCGTCCAACTCGCAACCTGAAGTCCACTGTAGATATCACCCAGAAAACTATCGACCGCTGCGCGCTGGCGTGCAGCATCATCCGTCCAGCCGGCGGCAAGCTCGTGTGTGATGATTGCCAACTTATTCGATATCTTCATCGTTTTCGCAATCTGGGCGGGCGTCAGAGACTTCAGATATTGGGCTAGCTCGTGCGTTTTTGTTGCAAGCGCCGGACGTTCAGAAATGGCCAATCCTGTTCCTGGCGGCCGCATTGTTTTCGATGAGTGAATAAGAATATACATACTAGTCCTTAGATTTTTGCAGGAATCTCACAGAAGAGAGGAATACGCCCGTCGCAATAGCGTACGACACTACATGAATGCTTATATAAAACGGGTTATTATTTGAATCCGAGATAAAAAAATTGCCAAATTGCTGTATTGTTTCAGCCGTAAGCACAGCAATAGCACAACTAACTATTATATTGAAAGAGCGACGACGCACGCTTCCAACCCTAACAAGCACATAACCAATCAGTGTGAGAAGTAGGATAAAAACAAGTGGCGCAAAGTTATGGTACACCATAGGGAACGTTGCGAATATTAGGTCGAAGATAATATCGGACCCACCAGAATTGACATACATAAACGCTCGGTATATCGCCAAAAACGGCCGAATTGCTAGCGTAGCAAGGTAGAGTAGCGCCGTAGACACTATGATTTTATTCAGCAGCGCTTGCGTATGACCGCCTCGTAAGTAATAGCCAAGTAGTCCAAGTATTATAGCTATCGTTACGCTTGGCGATGCAAA is a genomic window containing:
- a CDS encoding HAD-IC family P-type ATPase, with the translated sequence MKDFLIILRRNFVSPIVIAILTLATILLLLGEFRDAWFISVVIVLNTLFAIVQEVRAQRALKKLELMSAPHARRKLADGTFEEIMYDQLIVGDIIELRSGDDVPADCLLLESRGLEVDESMLTGESASVEKEKDMQVLAASAVVAGAALAKVTAVGDNTKAGQMTASLKRYTPQLTPLQRAINRAITILTYGALGLAALIFIVYFASGKDAILIFKTITSAAVTVVPEGLLLASSLLLAFGSLRLAQAKVLPQKLAAIEAMALLSVLCVDKTGTLTSDEITFDSLDLFTAKSDAERAKWNDIVGVVAAGTSGGNATGDALIAALPAPKGYTVKATLAFSSERKMSGVRFVLNGETHTVLIGAPEFLSKLAPLTARHKKQIELLAQEGRRVLLVASFSDHKTPFKELASGSGTAVGLAILNNPLRAGVEKTVAYLQDNDVSIRVISGDNPQTVRYIAAKAGIRDSAAVMTGAELAELSDKQWNAKVLATTIFARVLPEQKERLIATFKESGKFTGMVGDGVNDALALKKADLGVAMYAGVAASRRVADIVLLDNSFASLPLGMKLGNRIMQAIEIIAVLFFHKIIFGVVLLLATLALGMVYPFQPRHVTFMNIFLVTMPTVMWTLFPPRPHHRVQPQHFWRDTLLAVAPIAAVSGVAVTFIYWAMTQLYPNNPAEVATTTVIVATFFGVFLVFLASKMLAVMYDAPARTARLLYVAAATVVALASFGWGFARDFFDFTSPSWTYAWPALFVVAIAAILQYVLAVRAGAKLRQAHYNI
- a CDS encoding FAD-binding oxidoreductase, which encodes MTFDTSSVHAFQSHFDGDIILPESPEYESASTVFMAKGAPAIVVRPRTDVAVAESVKFAKEHTLVISVRSGGHSGAGHSTNDSGIIIDLMHLNKVEVIDTAKNTVRIEGGAHWGPTADQLQKLGLAISSGDTNTVGVGGLATAGGIGWMVRKYGLTIDSLVGATVVTASGEILQASKTTNPDLFWGIRGGGGNFGIVTSFEFEAHPIGEVYAGSIVYDFAERGEILKKWRDYMRTASEDLSTMIMPMPSMPAFGGQPAALVLLACYASDNQEEATKVIAALKDFGTVLSDDIQKKPYAEVLEDAHPPQGFQVLVNDALISDFSDELIDTIVKNDTQMLQIRSVGGAMNRVSKDATAFAHRASEALIIAPVFMSPAASQSEIDSALEPWRAIAKFGQGAYINFFNEWTSVESTAAYPPATFNKLVALKRQYDPENIFHRNYNIAPDSELR
- a CDS encoding cation:proton antiporter is translated as MFDRLKFMTFLVIAALAGLILAVVFGWQGLEHSPWYILVASALLCFGLYMAVYGIDRQEAKRHWRIVLIAVTFGVLCKYLIIFGATYLVTQSWQYAVLSMALAQIDPLSVAALSSDKRMTKRTRTILNMWASFDDPMTAIATPLLLGAAATLAHQKIAEGSSWVDVLVSITPFAGTLLMVGLLALYRRMKSKNVHAILQEKLDNHESGKNVISGLTAIIAIPMRLYSMAALAGWFVRPSWLGAGRRAEFALNIALYSATFLLGILLAGGVDIVGGITLGVATYGSQIVVAWLVMWAALLVSKKENHSKSKLSRRDTWHLALSQQNGITAIVLALNLEPVINGSVAVVSLAIVTVNALNAVCNGLFDRYSKLA
- a CDS encoding YaaA family protein, with translation MYILIHSSKTMRPPGTGLAISERPALATKTHELAQYLKSLTPAQIAKTMKISNKLAIITHELAAGWTDDAARQRAAVDSFLGDIYSGLQVASWTNEDRRYANKTLRILSGLYGILRPLDGIYPYRLEMGYRLPGDRFKNLYDFWGSSVAETIPGDETIINLAAVEYSKPVTKYHDPQLVVTPEFLTVNPKTHEPGFVVVHTKIARGAFASWLIRNRITKPVDILKFDELNYRYDKKLSTPARPVFVCETFGGIGLSVRLS